In the Candidatus Woesearchaeota archaeon genome, one interval contains:
- the ppsA gene encoding phosphoenolpyruvate synthase — protein MDLKNLVKNLHEGESTSGLKENKNILWFEELGIDDIPYVGGKNASLGEMYVSLSKLGVKVPYGFAVTANAYNLFVDGSGVKDKVRVLLSDLNTKDLINLQERGRKVRAAIMDAEFPEILKIQIIKAYRAMEEKYGKHIDVAVRSSATAEDLPDASFAGQQETYLNVHSDEQLLHSCKKCFASLFTDRAISYRVDKDFDHFNIALSIGVQKMVRSDLSCSGVMFSIDTESGFDKVAFITGAYGLGENVVQGAVNPDEYIVFKPTLEEGYRPIISKTVGEKHLRMVYDTSGSKLTKNIPVSKEMQEKFVLKDDEVLMLAKWAIIIEDHYSAKKGHYQPMDMEWAKDGQTGELFIVQARPETVQSRKDRTKVETYEMVETGKILVQGVSVGSKIGHGQVKIIHDIHEANNFEKGDILVTDMTDPDWEPIMKKASAIITNRGGRTCHAAIISREMGVPAVVGCSNATTALKVNSKVTVSCAGGEVGYIFEGFLKYKITEFKVDNVPETKTKIMLNLGNPHLAFSQSFLPNDGVGLAREEFIINSGIQIHPNALLDYANLKKNPKALEDVKKIEALTKGYDDKVQYYVDKLAEGVATIAAAFYPKKVIIRLSDFKSNEYANLIGGRFYEPVEDNPMIGFRGASRYYSPAFKEAFKLEIVAMKKVREEFGLKNIRLMIPFCRTVTEAKKVLQVIKEGGLERGKDGLEIYLMCEIPSNVILADQFLDLVDGYSLGTNDLTQLTLGLDRDSELVSHVYDERDQSVKDLVAAVINKCNERGKYIGICGQAPSDYPEFAEFVVEAGIQTMSLNPDTVVKTKLAIAELEHKLAKKPGKFNAGFQIKSSHKTAPVKKKAVAKKVAPNKVVAKKKVTKVSKSKKK, from the coding sequence ATGGATTTAAAAAATTTAGTTAAGAATTTGCATGAGGGTGAATCTACCTCTGGGTTAAAGGAGAACAAAAATATTTTGTGGTTTGAAGAGTTAGGAATTGATGATATTCCTTATGTTGGAGGTAAGAATGCATCACTTGGTGAGATGTATGTTTCTTTATCTAAATTAGGTGTTAAAGTTCCTTATGGTTTTGCAGTTACTGCTAATGCTTACAATCTTTTTGTAGATGGAAGTGGTGTTAAGGATAAAGTTAGAGTACTTTTATCTGATTTAAACACTAAAGATTTAATAAATCTTCAAGAGAGAGGGAGAAAAGTTAGGGCAGCAATTATGGATGCCGAATTTCCTGAAATTTTAAAAATTCAAATTATTAAGGCTTATAGAGCTATGGAAGAAAAGTATGGGAAACATATTGATGTTGCAGTTAGGTCTTCTGCTACTGCGGAGGATTTACCTGATGCATCTTTTGCAGGACAGCAAGAAACTTATTTGAATGTTCATTCTGATGAGCAATTGTTACATTCTTGTAAAAAATGTTTTGCTTCATTGTTTACTGATAGAGCAATTTCTTATAGAGTAGATAAGGATTTTGATCATTTTAATATTGCACTTAGTATTGGTGTTCAAAAAATGGTGAGATCAGATTTATCTTGTTCAGGAGTTATGTTTTCAATTGATACTGAGAGTGGTTTTGATAAAGTAGCATTTATTACTGGTGCTTATGGTTTAGGTGAGAATGTTGTTCAAGGTGCTGTTAATCCTGATGAGTATATTGTTTTTAAGCCAACTCTAGAAGAAGGTTATAGACCAATTATTTCTAAGACTGTTGGAGAGAAACATCTTAGAATGGTTTATGATACAAGTGGTTCTAAATTAACTAAAAATATTCCTGTTTCTAAAGAGATGCAAGAAAAATTTGTTCTGAAAGATGATGAAGTTTTAATGCTTGCTAAATGGGCAATTATTATTGAAGATCATTATTCTGCAAAGAAGGGTCATTATCAACCTATGGATATGGAATGGGCTAAAGATGGTCAAACTGGTGAATTATTTATTGTTCAAGCAAGACCTGAAACTGTTCAATCTAGGAAAGATAGAACTAAAGTTGAAACTTATGAGATGGTTGAGACTGGAAAAATTTTAGTTCAAGGTGTAAGTGTTGGGTCAAAGATTGGACATGGACAAGTAAAGATTATTCATGATATTCATGAGGCTAATAATTTTGAGAAAGGTGATATTTTAGTTACTGATATGACTGATCCTGATTGGGAGCCAATTATGAAGAAAGCTAGTGCAATTATTACTAATAGAGGTGGAAGAACTTGTCATGCGGCAATTATTTCAAGAGAAATGGGAGTTCCTGCTGTTGTTGGTTGTAGTAATGCAACTACTGCTTTGAAAGTTAATTCGAAAGTTACTGTTTCATGTGCTGGAGGAGAAGTAGGATATATTTTTGAAGGATTTTTGAAATATAAAATTACTGAGTTTAAGGTTGATAATGTTCCTGAAACAAAAACTAAAATTATGCTTAATTTAGGTAATCCTCATTTAGCTTTTTCACAAAGTTTCTTACCTAATGATGGTGTTGGTTTAGCAAGAGAAGAATTCATTATTAATTCTGGAATTCAAATTCATCCAAATGCTTTACTTGACTATGCAAATTTGAAGAAGAATCCTAAAGCTTTAGAAGATGTTAAAAAGATTGAAGCTCTTACTAAGGGATATGATGATAAAGTTCAATACTATGTAGATAAATTAGCTGAAGGAGTTGCAACTATTGCTGCTGCTTTTTATCCTAAAAAGGTTATTATTAGACTTTCAGATTTTAAATCTAATGAGTATGCAAATTTAATTGGTGGTAGATTTTATGAGCCTGTTGAAGATAATCCTATGATTGGATTTAGAGGTGCTTCAAGGTATTATTCTCCTGCTTTTAAAGAGGCTTTTAAATTAGAAATTGTTGCTATGAAGAAAGTTAGAGAAGAGTTTGGTTTAAAGAATATTAGACTTATGATTCCATTTTGTAGGACAGTAACTGAAGCTAAGAAGGTTTTACAGGTAATTAAAGAAGGTGGTCTTGAGAGAGGTAAAGATGGTTTAGAGATTTACTTGATGTGTGAGATTCCTTCTAATGTTATCTTAGCAGATCAATTTTTAGATTTAGTTGATGGTTATTCATTAGGAACTAACGATTTAACTCAATTAACTCTTGGATTAGATAGAGATTCAGAATTAGTATCTCATGTTTATGATGAGAGAGATCAATCTGTGAAGGATTTAGTTGCAGCAGTAATTAACAAATGTAATGAGAGAGGAAAGTACATTGGAATTTGTGGACAAGCACCTTCAGATTATCCAGAATTTGCTGAATTTGTTGTTGAGGCAGGAATTCAAACTATGTCTTTGAATCCGGATACTGTTGTTAAAACAAAATTAGCTATTGCTGAATTAGAGCATAAATTAGCAAAAAAACCTGGTAAATTTAATGCTGGTTTTCAAATTAAGTCTTCTCATAAAACTGCTCCAGTAAAGAAGAAAGCTGTTGCTAAAAAGGTTGCACCTAATAAAGTTGTTGCTAAAAAAAAAGTAACTAAAGTTTCTAAATCTAAAAAAAAATAA
- the serS gene encoding serine--tRNA ligase has protein sequence MLDLKFIRENPELVRNNIKKKFRHEKEKILDELLTLDETYLKLLKDVENLRAQRNKVSKGISEAKKKGEDATEFFKQAKEIPKQLTDKDKELSEIKERISLLQFEIPNIIADSVPLGKNDKENVVGELFGKPTKKDFEVKSHIEVCENLDIADFETSSKVAGNGFYYLKGDLGLLNQALIRFTIEFMHKKGYTYIEPPLILNENAVHSVMPFSDFEEHAYKIDGKDQYLIATAEHPLVAMFKDKTLEKKDLPIKIFGYSMSFRQEIGSHGIDEKGLFRTHQFNKVEQVIICEPEDSEKLYEEILNNTIEIFKALELPIRTLECCSGDLSDLKYKSEDIEVYSPRKDEYFEVASCSNLTEAQSRRANIKVFDGKKQYTPHSLNNTALATSRAMVAIIENYQNKDGSITIPKVLIQLMFGKTKIEAKKVEFK, from the coding sequence ATGCTCGACCTGAAATTTATTAGAGAAAACCCTGAATTAGTAAGAAATAACATTAAAAAAAAATTCAGACATGAAAAAGAAAAAATACTAGATGAACTTTTAACACTTGATGAAACTTATCTAAAGCTTCTAAAAGATGTAGAAAATCTAAGAGCTCAAAGAAATAAAGTAAGTAAAGGAATTTCTGAAGCAAAAAAGAAAGGTGAAGATGCAACTGAATTTTTCAAACAAGCAAAAGAAATTCCAAAACAATTAACAGATAAAGACAAAGAACTATCTGAAATAAAAGAAAGAATCTCACTTCTACAATTTGAAATACCAAATATCATCGCAGATAGCGTCCCACTAGGAAAAAATGATAAAGAAAATGTAGTAGGAGAACTCTTCGGAAAACCTACAAAAAAAGACTTCGAAGTAAAATCTCATATTGAAGTTTGTGAAAATTTAGACATTGCAGACTTTGAAACATCATCAAAGGTCGCAGGAAACGGATTTTACTATCTTAAAGGCGACTTAGGACTACTAAATCAAGCACTTATTAGGTTCACAATAGAATTCATGCACAAAAAAGGTTATACCTATATAGAACCTCCTCTGATACTAAATGAGAATGCTGTTCATTCAGTTATGCCTTTCTCTGACTTTGAAGAACACGCATACAAAATAGATGGAAAAGACCAATACCTTATAGCTACAGCTGAGCATCCCTTAGTTGCAATGTTTAAAGATAAAACTCTAGAAAAAAAAGACTTACCAATTAAAATTTTTGGATATTCAATGTCATTTAGGCAAGAAATTGGTTCTCATGGAATAGATGAAAAAGGATTATTTAGAACTCACCAATTCAATAAAGTAGAACAAGTAATAATTTGTGAACCTGAAGACTCAGAAAAATTATATGAGGAAATCTTAAATAACACAATTGAAATTTTCAAAGCTCTAGAACTTCCAATAAGAACTCTTGAATGTTGTAGTGGAGATCTTTCAGATTTAAAATACAAATCTGAAGATATTGAAGTATATTCTCCAAGAAAAGATGAATATTTTGAAGTAGCTTCATGTTCAAATCTAACTGAAGCTCAATCAAGAAGAGCAAATATAAAAGTATTTGATGGTAAAAAACAATACACACCACACTCATTAAACAATACTGCTCTTGCAACATCAAGAGCAATGGTTGCAATAATAGAAAACTATCAAAATAAAGATGGCTCAATTACAATCCCAAAAGTTCTAATTCAACTAATGTTTGGAAAAACTAAAATTGAAGCAAAAAAGGTCGAATTTAAATAA
- a CDS encoding GGDEF domain-containing protein: MITKKVILCILSAILGGILLLSFIRFIDISNNKEIIISFRYFFLPFIIGGFIGILITIISLKNKELKETNKKLKYLSSTDCLTKTLNRKTGLEILEKELNKTKRHKKNLIIAFIDINKLKIVNDKYGHHEGDEYIIQINKIIKKTLRNTEYIIRIGGDEFLIIFDNKNTEKQVEDIIRRITTKVNNYNKRKIKPYNMGFCYGIATHNYKETINISEFLKKADEKMYKQKKKLYKK, translated from the coding sequence ATGATTACAAAAAAAGTAATTCTATGCATACTTAGTGCAATTTTAGGAGGAATTTTATTACTTTCATTTATCAGATTTATAGATATATCCAATAATAAAGAAATTATAATTTCTTTTAGATATTTCTTTTTACCATTCATTATTGGTGGATTTATTGGAATTTTAATTACAATTATTTCACTTAAAAATAAAGAATTAAAAGAAACAAATAAAAAATTAAAATACCTTTCAAGCACTGACTGTCTAACAAAAACACTTAATAGAAAAACAGGTCTTGAAATATTAGAAAAAGAATTAAATAAAACAAAAAGACATAAAAAGAATCTTATTATTGCATTCATAGATATTAACAAACTAAAAATTGTAAATGATAAATACGGACATCATGAAGGTGATGAATATATAATACAAATAAATAAAATAATCAAAAAAACTCTAAGAAATACAGAGTATATAATAAGAATTGGAGGTGATGAATTTTTGATAATATTCGATAATAAAAACACTGAAAAACAAGTTGAAGACATAATTAGAAGAATTACAACGAAAGTTAATAATTATAACAAAAGAAAAATTAAACCATACAATATGGGATTTTGTTATGGTATTGCTACACATAATTATAAAGAAACTATTAACATAAGTGAATTTCTAAAAAAAGCAGATGAGAAAATGTACAAACAAAAAAAGAAATTATATAAAAAATAA
- a CDS encoding SHOCT domain-containing protein, producing MVGDYYGLGGHMGFMGYGIFIQILLFVAFLLIMFWVVKSGNISNDTADEILKKRFVKGEITKKEYNDLKKEISK from the coding sequence ATGGTTGGTGATTATTATGGTCTTGGTGGCCATATGGGTTTTATGGGTTATGGTATTTTTATACAGATTTTATTGTTTGTAGCATTTTTACTTATTATGTTTTGGGTTGTGAAATCTGGAAATATTTCTAATGATACTGCCGATGAGATTTTAAAGAAAAGGTTTGTTAAAGGAGAAATTACGAAGAAAGAGTATAATGATTTGAAAAAGGAGATTTCTAAGTAA